In a genomic window of Struthio camelus isolate bStrCam1 chromosome 16, bStrCam1.hap1, whole genome shotgun sequence:
- the PTRH2 gene encoding peptidyl-tRNA hydrolase 2, mitochondrial, producing the protein MDYLSKPGLFSVIAGVACGVCLGWGIRGRLLKQPKARVTAAPNELGSEANIMGESGEFKMVLIVRNDLKMGKGKVAAQCSHAAVSAYKQVQRRNPELLKQWEYCGQPKVVLKAPDEETLIQLLADAKQLGLTVSLIQDAGRTQIAPGSRTVLGIGPGPADIIDKVSGHLKLF; encoded by the coding sequence ATGGATTATCTTTCCAAGCCTGGTCTCTTCAGTGTCATTGCTGGAGTTGCATGTGGAGTATGCCTGGGATGGGGCATTCGCGGGAGACTTCTAAAACAGCCCAAAGCCAGGGTGACCGCAgccccaaatgagctggggagtGAAGCTAACATCATGGGAGAGTCTGGGGAGTTCAAGATGGTGCTGATTGTCCGTAACGATTTGAAGATGGGAAAGGGTAAAGTAGCTGCGCAGTGTTCtcatgctgctgtttctgcctaCAAGCAAGTTCAAAGAAGAAATCCTGAACTCCTTAAACAGTGGGAGTACTGCGGACAACCTAAGGTGGTGCTCAAGGCTCCTGATGAAGAGACTCTCATCCAGCTCCTTGCTGATGCTAAACAGCTAGGACTGACAGTGAGTTTAATACAAGATGCAGGCCGTACTCAAATAGCACCAGGTTCCAGAACTGTCCTTGGTATCGGACCAGGACCAGCTGATATAATAGATAAAGTTTCTGGTCATCTGAAACTCTTCTAA